TTTACTAAAAGATACAAGTGACTCCATAATGAAACCTTCTTTCTATTTTCACAGAATAGTATAGCACTTTCATTTTGAATTTCAAGGTAAATTTCGAATTTTCTGAAATTAATTTCAAAACAATAACCCTCACATTTAGAATGCGAGGATTATTGATTTTATAAACCTTAAGACTTATCTTCTAACTTCTCTTCAAACTGTTGAGTCCGTTCTTCGCCCCACCATAGTGGCAATAATTCGCCCAAAGTAATGGTTTGACGTGTGTCGTAGTCAACCATAAACTCCAAGTTACGATTGTCAGGATGGAGTTCCATTAGAAATTCTCGACAAGCCCCACAAGGCATGCCAGATGGTCCACCATGAGGTGGCTGGTCACGAAAGGCGATAATACGCTTGACCTTAGTTTGACCAGTTTCTTGATACATATTGAAAAGGGCAGCTCTTTCGGCACATAGATGGAAAACACCACACGTTCCTTCCATACAAAAGCCCGTGAAAATTTGCCCATCTCCAGCCTCAACGGCAGCCACAACGTGTCTAGCATAGACAAAGTCTGAGACTTCCTGTGGCTGATACAAGGCTTGAGCCTTTTCATACATTTTCTGCCAAATATCCATTATTTCTCCCTTAACCGTGATCACTTTCCCTTTGAGACTTGATAAAGAGTGCAAGCCCTGTTGCTACTGCAGTATAAGCTACAATAAACAGGAGTGATTTCCATGAAAATTTCCCATTGATAGCAAAATTAACGACCAATTCATTGACATGATAGACAGGTGTCCACTCAGAGATGCTCTGAACCCACTTAGGGAACATGGAAATAGGAACCCATGAACCACTCACTATAGGCAAGACAAGGTAAATAATATTTGCCACAAGAGACATGAATTGTTGAGATTTAATCTGAGCGATAAGTAAACCAAAAGCTAGAAAGAGCAGACCGGACAAAAGTAAGAGAGCACCTGACCCTACCCATCTAAAGAATGGCATCTCTACATCTCGGAAAAAGGCACCTACACAAAAGGTCACAATGATGGCAACCATAAAGTTTAGAAGCACACGAAAGATTTTAGAAAGATAATAAGCTGCAATACTAACCTTTGAGTGCTCGATATAGGTCAACCAGTGTTCAATTCGGTCCTCTTGCAACATATAGGGAAAGGTAAACAAACCAAAACTAGACATGGAGAAGCCAGTCATGGTCAGCATATAAGACAGCAAAAACTCTTTTTGAGCTTCTGGAGTAGGTGCTGAGAAGATACTAGAAAAAAGGAGGAAAAATCCGACAGGTATCCCGATTCCCATGATAAAGACTGGCCAACTTCGCCACGTTTTAATCCATTCAATTTTTAGTAATGCTTTCATGCCTTGTCCTCCCTTGTTGAATCAAATAGGCTATCCAAGAGTGTTTTATTTTGAATTTCAATATCAGAAATTCCACAGCCCGAATTTTCAAGACTTTGCCATACCTTTTCGATATCTTTGGTCATGAAGCTGATGACATCTCTCTTTTCAGTAATCTCATAGATGTCTGAGAGTCCGTGAACAATGTTAACAAAGCTACTTGGAAGAGTGACCTGCTTCTCCTTCTCTTCGTGTCGCATAGCGTATGGCGTGGTATCTCTGATGAGTTTCCCTTGATGGAGGACTAAGATACGGTCAGCCGTGTGTTCCACTTCTTCGATATAGTGAGAGGAATAGAGGATAGTTGTCCCAGCTTTTTTCAAGTCATTGACAATCTCCCAGAAACGCTGACGAGTGGAGGTATCCATACCCGCTGTCGGTTCATCCAAAAAGAGGATTTTAGGTTTATCAATCAAACAAAGGACAAAAGCTAGAAGACGTCTTTGCCCACCAGAGAGTTTATCCGCAAACTGCTGGTACTGGTCTTCCTTGAATTGTAAGAGGTCTTGCACCTCTTGATTGGTCAAGGGATTATCAGAAATAGATTGGAAGAAAGCAATTAGCTCTTCCACTTTCAAACTATTTGGAATGGTATTTTCCTGAAGGAGAACTGCGATTTTATTTTTGGCCTTACCTGCCTTACCATCAATGAGGACCTGACCACTGCTTGGCTTTTTATCGCCAAGAATACAGGACATCAAGACAGTCTTACCTGCCCCATTAGGTCCAATCAAGGCCACACAATCGCCCCTGTTTATCTCAAAACTAATATCCTCTAAAATGGTCTTTCCCTTGATACGTTTTCCAAGAGAAGAAACCTGAATAACTGTCTCACCCATCAATGCTTTCCTTTCTTTTATATAGATGCCATGCTTGACAATATCGCTGACATCATTGGACTTCCCTTAATACTCCACTTCCAACTCGGTACAGAAGAGACTTCCGTTCAGATGAAGCCTAGTTTCAACTTTCTCGAAATCAGATTCAAAACGATCCACCTTCACAGATGATAGAGGATGTGAAATTCCAGTGCTATCCATGACACAGCCGTGAGGAAGTCGGATATGAACTTCACCAAACTTAGCATCAAGATGAACAGCTACCTGATCTGACGCAAAGCTGGCCTGACTCAAATCCAGCCAAAGCTCACCAAAAGCTAGATTCATATCAACCGTTTCGACTTCTTGAGAATAGATACGATACCTATCCTCAGCCATATAGGTCTTAACAGAAATATGAGGTCCCTCTTGGTCGTTCTTATTAACCTTGTAGTCTTTAGTAAGGCCTTTCTTTTGACTACGGCCATAAAAAAGCTCTAAGGCCAAGCCAATTAGAAAGATACCACTAAAGAGATTCCACTGAGCAAAATCGAGGTTTAACAAGTCATGAACATAGGGTGATAAGAAGGCCAAACCAAGAAAAATGAGGAGTGGTCGCCTATTCAAGATACCAAAACAAAAGAAGGCCACGAAGAAAACCAGATTATAATTGACCATGATCCAAAAATCTGGAATAAAGGCACTAGCGATAAAACAAGCTGCTAGTAAAAGCAATAAGAAGGCCCGAGCATTAAACCGTTGCATAAGAAGACTCCTTTCTAAAGAAATGATTGCAATTTTCCAATTATTTTCACTATCAGTATAGCACTATTTGTAAACGTATTCAATGTTATATTAAAAGGATTTGCAAGAAAAAAAGAGCTTTCGCTCTTTCATTATTTTCAATGTTTGACAGTTACCTGTCCAAAAGATACTGAACCTGTTAGAGCTACTGTCGTGCTAGACAAGTCTCGTTCTCCTAGACTATCGTAGCCTTTCACTCCTGCTAAGCTTGTATGAAGTCCGTGTGTATCCACTTGCCAATCCTTAGGAACTCGAATGATAACCTGAGAAAAATTTGCCTGAACCACAATCTGAGGTCGGTCCGTCATAAACTGAGCCTGACGCAAATCTAAAGTCAAACGTCCAAAATCGGCATTGGCATAGACAGTTTCGAGGTTTTGAGAAGTCACCACCTGAACAGACTCTGAAAATAATGTCTTAGCGAAAATCTCTCGCTCATGTTCTTTAGAAACCTTGTAAGAAAAGTTCTTCTTATAACTTGGCTTGCTCAAACGGTCCACCGCAATTCCCAAGATAAGAATCCCTACAAAGAGGGTCCATTCTGAATAGTCCAATCTAAAGAGGTCATGAATATAGGTTGATAGAAAAGCCATCCCCAAGAAAAAGAGAAATTTCCCCTTAGATTGCCAGCTCAAAAGCACAAATAGCAAGGCCAAAATCAACTTATAATTAAAGGCCAAATACAAATCTGGAATGAAAGCTGTCGCGATAAAATAGGCAGCAATAATAAGTAGGGTGATAACACCTGCATTAAAGCGTCTCATAACAGTTCCTTTCTAAATCCTATCCTTGAGTTTTTCCACAAAAAGGTAGGCAGCTGGACAGAAAAGCGTATTTTTAATAGTCAGATGATTGATCTGATAGATTTTCTTACGATCCGTGTGAGGAAAGGCTGCACAAGCCTTAGGACGGACATCATAGATATCACAGAGATTATCAGGCCCTAAGAAAGGACAAGGCATGGACTTGAAGACCTTGTCACCATCCTCATCAACCTGCAAGTACATCTCTTCGAAAGCAGGTAACTTCATGCGAAAATGCTTGGCAATACGAGTAATGTCCTGCTCTGTAAAGTCTGGGCCTAGCGTCTTACAACAATTGGCACACTGGACACAATCAATCTCCTGAAAGACTTCATTGTGTACCTGCTGAACAATCTTATCTAAATTTTTAGGGGCTTTCTTCTTGAGTTGTGCTAGAAATTTACGGTGCTCCCCCTGCTTTTGACGTGCCAATTCCTCGTAACGTTTGACATCAATGGTCTGTGACATGTGTTTTCTCCGATGATTTATAATTCTGTCATCTATTATAGCATAAAAAAATAGAGCCTAGTTTGAAGCTAGACTCTAGGTCAGTTACATTGATACGATTCTACGATATGAACGTGAAGTAAGGGCAAAAACCAAGACATAGGCTAGGAAGAAGACCCCACAAACAATGATAGTGACCACTAACATAAGACTTGGGTTGAAAACCCCAATAATACGCACAATCAAACTGAGCATATGATAGGCAAAGGCCAAGTGAATAAAGGCAAAAATCAAAGGGAGGAAGAAGACCGTAAGAACTTGCTTACGAATGGTTTGCTTGACTTGAAGGTCGTCCAACCCAATCTTTTGAAGAATAACAAAACGCTCACGATCCTCATAACCTTCAGAAATCTGTTTATAGTAAATTACAAGAACTGTGCCCAGCATAAAGATGATGGATAAAAAGATACCAATAAATAAGGTTCCACCAACAAAGCCATTTAGCATCCCTTCTGTATCATATTGGCTATTAGAAGTGAGGTAAGACTGAGAGACACCAGTAGTTTGTCCAGCTAACTGTTGTGTTTCTTTATCTGTCATTTGGTCTAGCAAATCTGAATTTTTCTTGGCATCATGTGTAGGATCTTTGACGTTAACACCAACATAGGTAGCTTGAGTGGTTGCTGTTCCTTTGACACTTTCTTTAAAATCATCCATATCAGGAACAACAAGATAGTTATACTCAGAAACTATGATTGTAAAGATATTGGGTACTTTACCCTTAATAAAGTCATTAATGTCATCCTGAATCTGGTAGGTTTGACCATTGAAAGACAAACTCTTTTGATCCTTTAATATTTTATTTTTAGTAAATAAACCAACTTGGTTTGAAGCCAAATTGAGGTCTTTACCTGTCAATTGTTTATAAGTAGCTTGTGAGAAGACAAGAAAAATTGATTTTGGCAGAACTTTTCTTTCATTCTCAGGAAAGATGGTTAGCTTATTTTTTTCTTGTTCTTTGATACCAAAGTAGAGGTAAGTTACTTCTGCTTTTTCATTTACCTGATTTCCTGACTGTGCTAAGAAATCATCCATAATCTTCTGTGTGCTTGTTAAATCTACATTCGACCCTGTAACTGAATAATCATGTGGAGCAACACTCGCTAGATAGTCTTTTTTACCAGCATAGATACTTGCAGCACCTACAAGCGTCACCAAAACCATGCTAGAGAGGATAGCAATAGTCGCCAGACCAACTGCATTTTTTTTCATCCGAAAGACAAGGTTGGAAATGGAAATCATATTATTAGGCTTGTAATAGTAGTTTTTCTTCTTTTTCAAGAGTTGCAGAACGACTGTTGTCCCGGCATTAAAGAGAAGATAAGTTCCTAGAATAACTAGTAAAACAGCCAAGAAAAAACTCATAATAGCCATTACTGGATCCTTAACAGAGAGAGCAAGGTAGTAACCATACCCCATAGCCCCGAGTCCCAAAAAGGTCTGAATAACTAGGAAACGTCCCTTTTTTTCACCCTTAAGGCCATCTTTGGTTAATTGTAAAGGATTAAGTCGTAGCAATCGGAAACCATTTACCAAAATCAACAAACTAAAAATACAAATAAAGATGACAAGAACAATAGGAATTGTCACTACTTGAAAGGTCGAAACTAAACCAGTACTTTCACCGATAAGCCTTTGAAGAAAAGCATAAATGAGTTTATCGAATAGTGCCCCCACACCAATACCTAGAAGCAGAGTCACAAAACCCAGAATCACTGTTTCTTTTAGAATCATACTAAAGAGGTGACGCTTCTCTAAGCCTAGTACACTATAGAGACCAAGCTCCTTTGAACGATTTTTCATAACAAAGCTGTTGGCATAGAGAACAATA
Above is a window of Streptococcus salivarius DNA encoding:
- a CDS encoding cytidine deaminase family protein; translated protein: MDIWQKMYEKAQALYQPQEVSDFVYARHVVAAVEAGDGQIFTGFCMEGTCGVFHLCAERAALFNMYQETGQTKVKRIIAFRDQPPHGGPSGMPCGACREFLMELHPDNRNLEFMVDYDTRQTITLGELLPLWWGEERTQQFEEKLEDKS
- a CDS encoding ABC transporter permease, producing MKALLKIEWIKTWRSWPVFIMGIGIPVGFFLLFSSIFSAPTPEAQKEFLLSYMLTMTGFSMSSFGLFTFPYMLQEDRIEHWLTYIEHSKVSIAAYYLSKIFRVLLNFMVAIIVTFCVGAFFRDVEMPFFRWVGSGALLLLSGLLFLAFGLLIAQIKSQQFMSLVANIIYLVLPIVSGSWVPISMFPKWVQSISEWTPVYHVNELVVNFAINGKFSWKSLLFIVAYTAVATGLALFIKSQRESDHG
- a CDS encoding ABC transporter ATP-binding protein → MGETVIQVSSLGKRIKGKTILEDISFEINRGDCVALIGPNGAGKTVLMSCILGDKKPSSGQVLIDGKAGKAKNKIAVLLQENTIPNSLKVEELIAFFQSISDNPLTNQEVQDLLQFKEDQYQQFADKLSGGQRRLLAFVLCLIDKPKILFLDEPTAGMDTSTRQRFWEIVNDLKKAGTTILYSSHYIEEVEHTADRILVLHQGKLIRDTTPYAMRHEEKEKQVTLPSSFVNIVHGLSDIYEITEKRDVISFMTKDIEKVWQSLENSGCGISDIEIQNKTLLDSLFDSTREDKA
- a CDS encoding YkgJ family cysteine cluster protein encodes the protein MSQTIDVKRYEELARQKQGEHRKFLAQLKKKAPKNLDKIVQQVHNEVFQEIDCVQCANCCKTLGPDFTEQDITRIAKHFRMKLPAFEEMYLQVDEDGDKVFKSMPCPFLGPDNLCDIYDVRPKACAAFPHTDRKKIYQINHLTIKNTLFCPAAYLFVEKLKDRI
- a CDS encoding ABC transporter permease, with the translated sequence MFLLTNRLALSNLIKNRKLYYPYALATILAIAITYIFTSLTLNPHLDNLTGADSIKAVLGMGLGIVALSSGIIVLYANSFVMKNRSKELGLYSVLGLEKRHLFSMILKETVILGFVTLLLGIGVGALFDKLIYAFLQRLIGESTGLVSTFQVVTIPIVLVIFICIFSLLILVNGFRLLRLNPLQLTKDGLKGEKKGRFLVIQTFLGLGAMGYGYYLALSVKDPVMAIMSFFLAVLLVILGTYLLFNAGTTVVLQLLKKKKNYYYKPNNMISISNLVFRMKKNAVGLATIAILSSMVLVTLVGAASIYAGKKDYLASVAPHDYSVTGSNVDLTSTQKIMDDFLAQSGNQVNEKAEVTYLYFGIKEQEKNKLTIFPENERKVLPKSIFLVFSQATYKQLTGKDLNLASNQVGLFTKNKILKDQKSLSFNGQTYQIQDDINDFIKGKVPNIFTIIVSEYNYLVVPDMDDFKESVKGTATTQATYVGVNVKDPTHDAKKNSDLLDQMTDKETQQLAGQTTGVSQSYLTSNSQYDTEGMLNGFVGGTLFIGIFLSIIFMLGTVLVIYYKQISEGYEDRERFVILQKIGLDDLQVKQTIRKQVLTVFFLPLIFAFIHLAFAYHMLSLIVRIIGVFNPSLMLVVTIIVCGVFFLAYVLVFALTSRSYRRIVSM